The proteins below are encoded in one region of Syntrophotalea carbinolica DSM 2380:
- a CDS encoding NAD(P)/FAD-dependent oxidoreductase, whose amino-acid sequence MKQPDVIVIGGGAAGMMAAGQAAQTGCRTLLLEKMPLPGRKLGITGKGRCNLTNVAEIREFIEHFGPSGRFLRQAFARFFNRELMDFFENLGLELVTERGGRVFPASGKAGDVLKVLRKWLQNSGVAMETSARVDALVIKDGRISAVVCGGREIPCRAAVLATGGASYPATGSTGDGYAFAEAAGHRIIDIRPALVPLETAGPAAGAMAELNLRNIKARLFIDGKKAAEDFGELVFTEFGVTGPVILTLSGLAVDALRSGRKVVLALDLKPALDEQKLDRRLLRDIDARGKEPLDSLLRGLLPRQMVPVCLDLVDLPAKRTAATLNAKERQRLRLWIKDFRLDVTGFRPFSEAIVTAGGVDTREVDPRTMESRQVKGLYLAGELLDLQADTGGYNLQAAFSTGWLAGRCAAEAVSELTE is encoded by the coding sequence TCGGCGGTGGTGCCGCCGGCATGATGGCTGCGGGACAGGCTGCCCAAACGGGCTGCCGTACCCTGCTGCTGGAAAAGATGCCCCTGCCGGGGCGCAAGCTCGGCATTACCGGCAAGGGGCGCTGCAACCTTACCAATGTTGCGGAGATCCGCGAATTTATCGAACATTTCGGCCCATCCGGGCGCTTTTTGCGCCAGGCCTTCGCGCGGTTTTTCAATCGCGAATTGATGGATTTTTTTGAAAACCTCGGTCTGGAACTGGTCACCGAACGGGGCGGACGGGTGTTCCCTGCCAGCGGTAAGGCCGGCGACGTGTTGAAGGTCCTGCGCAAATGGTTGCAGAACAGCGGCGTCGCTATGGAAACCTCGGCCAGGGTCGATGCGTTGGTGATCAAGGACGGTCGTATCTCCGCCGTGGTATGCGGCGGACGGGAGATCCCTTGTCGTGCGGCGGTGCTGGCGACCGGCGGTGCCTCTTATCCGGCCACCGGTTCAACGGGAGATGGGTATGCCTTTGCCGAAGCCGCCGGCCATCGCATCATCGATATCCGTCCGGCACTGGTTCCCCTCGAAACGGCCGGTCCGGCCGCCGGAGCTATGGCGGAACTTAACCTGCGCAACATCAAGGCGCGACTGTTCATCGACGGTAAAAAAGCAGCAGAAGATTTCGGTGAACTGGTATTTACCGAGTTCGGCGTCACGGGCCCGGTCATCCTGACGCTCAGCGGTCTGGCCGTGGACGCTCTACGCAGCGGTCGCAAGGTGGTTTTGGCTCTCGATCTCAAACCGGCCCTCGACGAGCAAAAACTCGACCGGCGGCTGTTACGCGACATCGATGCCCGTGGCAAGGAACCGCTAGACAGTCTCTTGAGGGGTTTGCTGCCCCGTCAAATGGTGCCGGTCTGTCTGGACCTTGTCGATCTTCCTGCGAAACGCACCGCGGCCACACTGAACGCCAAAGAGCGTCAGAGACTGCGCCTGTGGATCAAGGATTTTCGTCTGGATGTGACCGGGTTTCGCCCTTTTTCCGAGGCTATTGTTACCGCCGGCGGGGTCGATACCCGGGAGGTCGATCCCCGGACTATGGAATCCCGCCAAGTCAAAGGCCTGTATCTGGCCGGCGAACTGTTGGATCTGCAGGCCGACACCGGAGGTTACAATCTGCAGGCTGCGTTTTCCACAGGCTGGCTCGCCGGGCGCTGCGCCGCCGAGGCGGTATCCGAACTGACGGAATAA